The segment AGATCCCAGCAGATTCAGAAGCTTCCTTATGGACTTCAGCTATCCCCGGCTTCCAAGTACTGCGAGAGATATCTGGCCGACCGTGAGGGCTAGTGATCGGGTGACTTGTAACCGGTGGCAGGGTGGTTTAGATCCTCCAACTAGTGCAGTTATGGTGCAGGGGCCTCATCATTACCTGCAGAATTCTGCAGGGAGGAGCCTCTTCTTGACACCAGAGGTTCCGTCGGGTGAATGTCTTTCGGGAGTCTCTGACTCCAGCTGTGCTCTCTCTCTTCTGTCAACTCAGCCATGGGGAAGTAACACTACCAGAAACCGAGCTCCGACAATCCCAGGAAGCAGCAGCTTTGATGGCGTCCCAACAGCTCAGTCTGTTGCTGCAAACGATTACATTAGTCCTTGGGATCTCAGAGGTCATGGAGGCAGTAGCAGCTCACATGAATTGCAGCATGAGATGGGACTGGGACTGGTCACGGAGTCTGGTAGCAGTCAGTTTTCAGGTGAACTTGAGTTAGCTCTGCAGGGAAATGGGCAATGCGTGGACCATGGCTCTGATAAGACATACGATCATTCAAGTCACGTGATGCACTGGTCTCTGTAGACcatatgatctgttctgttctataATTATGGATCTTGTGACTTTTTTGTTTGCCCCAATGCTAAATTTCTCTGTGGTAGTTTTAAGATCTTATAGATCTTAAACTTCACCTAATGCTTTGTTTTGAGCCTAATCTATTAGAAGCACTTTTATATTGGAAGCAACTTTAATTAATATTTCTGAACTTTGTGGAGCTATTCTTTTTGATATGGATAATATTGTAGGCGTGTCTCAATTTTGTTTTCATGATTAATGTTTTCATGGCATCATGGATCAGCCATTGCTAATAGATTACCATAGTTTCATCAGACATGATTTACTTCATTTGACTTGTCAAATAGCAAGAATTCTTTCGTTCTATGCTTTGTTTTTACAATCAAGTACACCTCAGCAGCGATTTCCCCTTCTTTTAAGAATGCTTCGGAATATTTTGCTTATCATGCTCTACTCTCAGCAGCAGGCATTGCATCCACGGTTTTGTACCTGCTTCAGACTTTCCAGAAACTTTGTACTTGTCCTAATCTTTTCTACAAACTTTACGTATGGATCACCCTTATTCTTGTGTTACACCTGTTAACTCTCTCTTGCTGACATGTAAACATTTCAATTTACAAAAGCATTTCTTGAGAGATCAGTCACTTTGGGTTCTGATGATGTTTTTAAGCAGCCGACTGTTGCTCAAAAGCAAACTCGAATTGACATAGCTATCTGTTACATGAGTTTGGGGCACTTTAGAATGGCACTCGAAGTACCAGCTATATCACGCAGCTCAAAGTCCTTAGTGGCCTAccttttcttttacatattcatTCCTTTTTTGCTTTTTATCTTGTTTTGTCCATGAATGAACTTAACTGGGAGGTGGTGGTCTGAATACGCTGTTTTATAATTTTCCCTGACACCATAAAGCTGCTATAAAGTATTTGCTTTAGCTTAAATGGAGTTTCTGTAGGCTGCAGAATTATAAGCATAAAGTTTGCTTTAGCttgttttatcttttttattgtTACTATTTGATGTCCTAAATACCTACTTTTTTTTTGTCTAACGAGTTGTAGCAACATAGTTTATTCAAGACTCTTTCCTCTTCTGCAGTAGACTGCATACCAGTGCATTGTGGTTCTTTAATTTGTGGTCTTtgggtgtatatatatatatatatatatatatatatatatatattctttatttttctggATATAATGCTGTTGCTGCTCCTTTTTTTTGATAGCACTgggttatctttattttttttttcttttgataccaCTATCGCTGTTGCTGCTTATCTTTAACTGCGGCTATTGTTCTTTCTTTATGGTGCAGCAATTTTGACTTCCTGTCCGCAGGtttattttgctattttttgTTGTCCTTTATTTGTGGTGATGGGAATTAAAAGTGCATTAGAGATGGTTGCCCGCTGTATTCTTCTGGTCCTCTCTGTTGTATCAATTTTTGTACAATGTGGTAACTTGAAAGGATATTCAAAGGCACTGATTCCCTTCTTTTTGAGGTTTTGAGGTGATTCTTTTTCACTGAGTCCACTTGAAGACAGAACTCACAATTTTATATGGAATTTGAAATCATCTATAGCATATATTAGTACTAATTGTTTGTATTGTTTTATGATCCAATTAAGCTTGCACCTAGTTTGTCTATGTTGCAAATCATTGAAATTTTAATACATACTGATATCTAACTTCCTTCTGCAATCTTTTTCTCTAAGcttctcttttgctttcacTGTATTCGTTTTAGTTTTCTTTGACATTTATGAGAAGTGAGCAATCACCTACTCTCTTTATCTTGCTCTATTTATATTTTGTAGATAAGTTCTACTTATCGAGTTCATCAGATCAGAATGGAGTCCCAACTGTAGTGTCCTATACCCTACTTTTGTTATCTTTGAATTCCAGTTAGAACCTAGTCACTACTTTCCATTGTAGTAGTAAGAATATTAGTATTATAACTTGGGCCTAAACTAGTTGCATGTTAGAGAGTGTCACGTGGATCTCCTTGTAAGTAGTAAGCAAGACAtttatattagaataattgCATTGTCTATAAACGGTTAGTAATTGTCGTATTGCTTATAGTGCAAAATGAAATGGATTAAGTAGTAGGTGCCATCTTATGCATCCCACTTGGTTTGGGTTTGAAGTGATGGAATCCTTCTAAACATGATAACAATGCCTTTTTATTTTATCGTCATTTTTATAGAGCAAAGGAGTATTTTTGCACAAAAACTAGCATTTTTCTTCAAATAAAATCAAACACTAGATAATATTATGAAATTTAAATCCTTAGGTTCTGGAGTTAAAGGTCTTTGAGATAGTTTTGCTTTGTTtatcaaggaaaaagaaaaagtactTGCACTTCATGGCTAATGCTTAACGAAGGTTGATAGTAGCTTCATTTAAAGTA is part of the Phoenix dactylifera cultivar Barhee BC4 unplaced genomic scaffold, palm_55x_up_171113_PBpolish2nd_filt_p 000064F, whole genome shotgun sequence genome and harbors:
- the LOC103696423 gene encoding squamosa promoter-binding-like protein 14 isoform X1; translated protein: MESGSRSPAVSGAGGPGDSLHGLKFGKKIYFEDGGGGSSSSSSKAKAPAPAAPLPPPPARKGKGVVQGGQGPPRCQVEGCKVDLTGFKAYYCRHKVCGMHSKAPKVIVGGLEQRFCQQCSRFHQLSEFDQGKRSCRRRLAGHNERRRKPPPGPLSSRYGRLAASFHEDPSRFRSFLMDFSYPRLPSTARDIWPTVRASDRVTCNRWQGGLDPPTSAVMVQGPHHYLQNSAGRSLFLTPEVPSGECLSGVSDSSCALSLLSTQPWGSNTTRNRAPTIPGSSSFDGVPTAQSVAANDYISPWDLRGHGGSSSSHELQHEMGLGLVTESGSSQFSGELELALQGNGQCVDHGSDKTYDHSSHVMHWSL
- the LOC103696423 gene encoding squamosa promoter-binding-like protein 14 isoform X2, producing MESGSRSPAVSGAGGPGDSLHGLKFGKKIYFEDGGGGSSSSSSKAKAPAPAAPLPPPPARKGKGVVQGGQGPPRCQVEGCKVDLTGFKAYYCRHKVCGMHSKAPKVIVGGLEQRFCQQCSRFHQLSEFDQGKRSCRRRLAGHNERRRKPPPGPLSSRYGRLAASFHDPSRFRSFLMDFSYPRLPSTARDIWPTVRASDRVTCNRWQGGLDPPTSAVMVQGPHHYLQNSAGRSLFLTPEVPSGECLSGVSDSSCALSLLSTQPWGSNTTRNRAPTIPGSSSFDGVPTAQSVAANDYISPWDLRGHGGSSSSHELQHEMGLGLVTESGSSQFSGELELALQGNGQCVDHGSDKTYDHSSHVMHWSL